A single Lactuca sativa cultivar Salinas chromosome 8, Lsat_Salinas_v11, whole genome shotgun sequence DNA region contains:
- the LOC111902631 gene encoding cell division topological specificity factor homolog, chloroplastic has translation MAISGDFRVSAALGPSPTNPLRISLPPKIDHVNFLNAGPTLSETTTPKWSTSITHTHNTRCNSKRPLTFMNDYEMSTSSFNQDAESFLLNAINMGFFERLSLAWKIVFPSPSMIKNSNASVAKQRLKMILFSDRCAVSEEAKQKIVSNIVKTLSDFVVIESQDKVQLSVATDPAMGTIYSVTVPVRRVKAEYQEEDGEGTIMNVEYKDNGVDSGSMDVKFDFYVPE, from the exons ATGGCGATTTCTGGTGATTTTAGGGTCTCTGCTGCATTAGGCCCTTCTCCTACGAATCCCCTCCGTATCAGTTTACCACCTAAG ATAGATCATGTTAACTTCCTAAACGCGGGACCCACTCTTTCCGAAACTACAACGCCTAAATGGTCAACCTCAATAACCCACACCCACAACACACGCTGCAACTCCAAACGACCTCTCACCTTCATGAACGACTATGAAATGTCCACAAGCTCCTTCAATCAAGATGCAGAAAGCTTCCTTTTAAACGCCATAAACATGGGTTTCTTTGAACGTTTAAGTCTAGCATGGAAAATTGTCTTTCCATCTCCATCAATGATCAAGAACTCAAATGCAAGTGTTGCTAAACAAAGGCTgaaaatgattctcttttcagaCAGATGTGCTGTAAGTGAAGAAGCTAAACAGAAGATTGTTAGTAATATAGTGAAAACCCTTTCGGATTTTGTGGTGATTGAGTCTCAAGATAAAGTCCAGCTCAGCGTGGCAACGGACCCCGCTATGGGGACGATTTACTCGGTGACTGTGCCTGTGAGGCGTGTGAAAGCAGAGTATCAAGAAGAAGATGGTGAGGGGACGATTATGAATGTGGAGTATAAGGATAATGGAGTGGATTCTGGTTCTATGGATGTGAAGTTTGATTTTTATGTTCCTGAGTGA